The segment CAGGGTAAAGCGGTGGTGACCGCCGGGGTAGGTCAGCACCAGATGTTTGCGGCGCAGTTCTACAAGTTCGATAGGCCGCGCTCCTGGATCAACTCGGGGGGTCTCGGCACCATGGGGGTGGGTTTGCCCTTTGCCATCGGCGCAGCCCTGGCCCGCCCCGGTGAGCTGGTGATAGACTTCGACGGCGACGGCAGCTTCCAGATGACCCTGCAGGAGCTGGCCACCCTCAAAAAGCACGACCTGAACGTCAAAATCGTGATTCTCAACAACGGCTTTTTGGGCATGGTGCGCCAGTGGCAAGACCTCTTCCATGCCAAGCGCTACAGCGAGGTGTACCTGGCCGACTCCAACCCCGACTTTGCCAAGCTGGCCGAGGCCTATGGCATCCGGGGTATCACCCTGAGCGACAAGGCCAGGCTGCACGAGACGGTAAAGGAGGTTCTGGCCCACCCCGGCCCGGTGCTCCTGGAGGCCCGGGTTTACCACGAAGAGGGGGTCTTCCCCATGATTCCTTCGGGCGGAGCCGCAGAGGACATGATTATCGAAAACCCGCGGGAGACGGTGGCGGGGGACTGAAGCCCATAGCCCCTGGCTGATAGCCAAGGGCCTTGCTGACACAGCTATTTGCTATCGGCCATAGGCGTAAATGGAGATTGCACATGCGACACTTGGTCTCAGTTTTAGTTCAAGACAACCCCGGCGTCCTGCAACGGATTGCAGGGCTGATCGCACGGCGGGGCTTCAACATCGAGTCGCTGGCGGTGGGGCGTACTCACCAGCCGGGCCTATCGCGCATCTCGCTGGTGGTTTCTGGGGACGATGCGGTGTTGGAGCAGGTAGAAAAGCAGCTCAACCGGCTGATTGAGGTCATCAAGGTAACCGACCACTCCGAGCCGCACGTGGAGCGGGAACTGGCCTTGGTCAAGGTGAGCATTGCCGGGATGGAGGAGCGTATGGAGGTCAAGGACATTGCCGAAGCCTTCCGCGCTCGCATTGTGGACGTGGCCAAGAAATCCATCATCTTCGAGCTGACCGGCGACTCTACCAAGGTCTCGAACTTTGTCGAGGCCATGCGGCCTTATGGGCTGCTCGAGGTCATGCGTACCGGCGCGGTGGGCATGTCCCGCGGTGAGCAGGTACTCAAGGTACGTGAGAAGAAAGCTGTTTAGGGTGGGCTTTGGCCCATCTTTTCTTTTGTGAGGAAGGTCGAAAAGCGTACAATTTTCCGACCTGCGGCTGCAAACCTCAGACCCAACCAGGAGGCAAGTGTGAAAATCTATTACGATCAGGACGCAGATATCGGCTTTATCAAGGACAAGACCGTGGCTATTTTGGGCTTTGGCTCCCAGGGCCATGCCCACGCCCTGAACCTGCGCGACTCGGGTATCAAGGTGGTGGTGGGGCTCC is part of the Meiothermus sp. CFH 77666 genome and harbors:
- the ilvN gene encoding acetolactate synthase small subunit, yielding MRHLVSVLVQDNPGVLQRIAGLIARRGFNIESLAVGRTHQPGLSRISLVVSGDDAVLEQVEKQLNRLIEVIKVTDHSEPHVERELALVKVSIAGMEERMEVKDIAEAFRARIVDVAKKSIIFELTGDSTKVSNFVEAMRPYGLLEVMRTGAVGMSRGEQVLKVREKKAV